TGGCGGTGGTGGATGATTTCTTCGCCCGTCACGATGCGCACGCGCCCCTGCACTACGATCTGCACACGGCAATCCGCGACAGCCGCTACCCGCGCTTCGCGGTGGAGCCCTTTACCGAATCCGTGGTGACCGAACCCGCCCAGTGGCAGTGGCTGTCCCGGGCCGGCATCCAGGCGGTGCTCCATCAGCACTGCCATAGCTGGACCTTCTCGCATTACTCACGCCACTATCATGGTGCCCAGGCATTCACCCTGGAGCTCGGTCGTGTCGCCCCCTTCGGCGAGAATGACCTGGCGGCCCTGCGCCCCATGCGCGCCCTGCTCGAGGCCCTGCTCGAAGGCCAGGAACCGCCGGGCGCAGCGGCCGAGGCCATGAGCTTCTTCCGCGTCGAGCACGAGCTCAAGCGCCAGTCCGAGGACTTTTCGCTGTGCTTCGATGAAGCCACGCCGAACTTCTGTGAATTCGCCCCCGGCGAGCGGCTCGCCCACGACGCCGCGGCCGGCGATTACGTGGTCGAGCACCATCCACAGCGGGTGGTCTTCCCCAACGCCAGGGTCGAGATCGGCGCCCGGGCCGCCCTGCTGGTCATCGAGGTGGCTCCGCCCGTCTGAGTCCAGCGGGCGACCGGCAACACAGACACCACCACCCACAACCAGACGCCCGTCGGCGGCGGCCGACGGGCCATGAAGCAAGCGTCTGCAACAGGTCCAGACGACCTATCATTCATTAAAACAACAAGTTAGAGGAATTCACCATGGTGACCCGCCCCCGGCCGATCGACAATAGTCGTAGCGAACGAGCCAAGATCGATTCTGAAAGCCCGTGCACGGGCTGATAGAATCGCCCCTTTTTTCGCGCCAGCCACGATGATTCCCTGCCCTGCCGCCATCCCCGGCACGAGGCCCCCTGCACTGGAGCTCGAATCCATGGCCGCTACGCCTATTCCCCTGGAAGTACGCAACATCAAGAAACGCTTCGGTGATACCGAGGTACTGAAGGGCCTGTCGCTCCAGGCCCAGAAGGGCGATGTCATCACCCTGATCGGTGCCTCCGGCTCCGGCAAGAGCACCTTCCTGCGCTGCATGAACCTGCTCGAGCAGCCCGACGAGGGCGACCTGATCGTCCACGGTGAGGACATCCAGTTCAAGATGACCAAGCACGGTCGCGAACCGGCCGACTGGAAGCAGGTGGTCGGCATGCGCGCCAAGCTGTCGATGGTCTTCCAGAGCTTCAACCTCTGGGCCCACATGACGCTGCTCGAGAACATCATCGAGGCGCCGATCCATGTGCTCGGCAAGCCCCGCCAGGAGGCTATCGCCCACGCCCGGGAGCTCCTCGAGCGGGTCGGCCTCGCCGAGCGCGCCGACTACTACCCGGCCCAGATGTCCGGCGGCCAGCAGCAGCGCGGCGCCATCGCCCGGGCGCTGGCCATGGATCCGGAGGTGATGCTGTTCGACGAGCCGACCTCGGCGCTGGATCCGGAGCTGGTCGGCGACGTGCTCAAGGTCATGCGCGACCTCGCCAGGGAAGGCCGCACCATGATCGTGGTCACCCACGAGATGGCCTTCGCCCGCGATGTCTCCACCCAGGTGATCTACCTGCATCAGGGTCAGGTCGAAGAGGCCGGGCCGCCCGACGAGGTGCTCGGCAACCCCAAGTCCGAGCGCCTCAAGCAGTTCCTGGCGCCCAAGCACTGATGCGCCGCCTCGGGACAAGGAGACTCACATGATCGACCTGCATGGCTACGGCCCGCGCCTGTTCGAGGGCGCCATGATCACCCTCCAGCTGGGGGTGCTGTCGCTGATCCTCTCGGTGGTGCTCGGCCTGCTCACCGCCAGCGCCAAGATGTCGCGCAGTTGGGTGGCACACCGCATCGGCACCCTCTACACCACCATCATCCGCGGCGTGCCGGACCTGGTGCTAATGATGCTGCTGTTCTTCGGCGGCCAGATCGGCATCAACCAGGTCACCGACTGGCTCTACTACCAGTTCGAGATCGACATCTTCATCAACGTCAACGAGTTCGTGGCCGGCGTGGTGACCATCGGCCTGATCTTCGGCGCCTACATGGGCGAGACCTTCCGCGGCGCCTTCATGGCGGTGGACAACGGCCAGATCGAGGCCGGCCGCGCCTATGGCATGAGCAACTGGCTGGTGTTCCGGCGCATCCGCTTCCCGCTGATGATGCGCCACGCCCTGCCGGGCCTGTCGAACAACTGGATGGTATTGCTCAAGACCACCGCCCTGGTGTCGGTGATCGGACTGTCGGACATGGTGCGCGTGGCCGCCGAGGCCTCCAAGGCGACCCGCGAGCCCTTCACCTTCATGCTGATCGTCGCCGGCGTCTACCTGCTGATCGCCAGCGTCTCCGAATGGGGTTTCGCCCGGCTGCAGAAACGCTATGACGTCGGCTTCGGGGAGACCAAATGATGGAATCGCTCACGACCTGGATCGAAGGACTGCTGGCCGACAACACCATCTTCACCCTGCAGACCCTCTCCTACTACGGCGAAGGCCTGACGACCACCGTCCAGCTGGTGTTCCTGTCGCTGATCATCGGCCTGGTGCTGGCGGTGCCGCTGGCCATCGGCCGCGGCTCCCAGCATCGGTGGATCAAGCTGCCGATCTTCTTCTACTGCTATGTGTTCCGCGGCACGCCGCTGCTGGTACAGCTGTACCTGATCTATTACGGCGTGGTGTTCATCGAGGGCATTCAGGACACCTGGCTGTGGGTGCTGCTCGAGAAGCCCTTCGTGCCGGCGCTGATCGCCTTCACGCTCAACACCGCCGCCTACACCACCGAGATCTTCCGTGGCGCCATCAAGTCCACGCCCAAGGGCGAGATCGAGGCGGCCCGCGCCTATGGCATGTCCTGGTGGCTGATGATGCGGCGCATCGTGCTGCCCAGCGCCTTCCGTCGTGCCCTGCCGGCCTACGGCAACGAGGTGATCTTCATGTTGCATGCCAGCGCCATCGCCAGCGTGGTCACGATCATGGACCTGACCGGGGCGGCGCGCTTCGTCTATGCCCGCTTCTATGCGCCCTTCGATGCGTTCCTGTTCGTGGCGGCGATCTACCTGTGCCTGACCTTCGCCATCCTCTACCTGTTCCGCTATCTCGAGCGGCGCCTGCTCGCCCACCTTCGGCCCTCGAGTCAGTAAGGGCTTTACATCTAAGGCCTTAGCGTCAAACGTGCGTTGGGAAGCAGGGCAGTTTCTGCCCTGCTTCCCCCTTCCGGCCGCCCCCGGGGTGCGCTATCTTGGGCGGCGGACATCACCCACAAGGTGATTCACTACAATAACGGAGACATCCTCCATGAAGATCCAGACAGTTCTCGGTATCAGCCTGATCGGCGCCACCCTCTTTGCCGGCAGCGCCAACGCCGACGTCCGCGATATCCGCATCGGCGTCGACGTCCCCTACGAACCGATGGAATTCCGCACCCCCGATGGCGAGCTGACCGGCTTCGACATCGAACTGGGCAACGCGCTATGCGCCGAGATCGGCATCCAGTGTGAATGGGTCGTGCAGGGCTGGGACGGCATCATCCCGGGCCTGATGGCACGCAAGTACGACGCCATCATGTCGTCCATGACCATCAACGACGACCGTCGCAAGCAGGTGCTGTTCTCCGACCCGTACTTCACCCCGCCGTCCGCCTGGTTCGCCCCGAGCGCAAGCGACATCGAGATGCCTTACCCGCAGACCCTGGAAGGCAGCACCATCGGTGTGCAGCGCGGCACCCTGCAGGACAACTACGTGACCGATAACTTCGGCGACGTGGCCGACATCAACCGCTATGCCACCGCCGACGACATGGTGCTGGACATGGACGCCGGTCGTCTGGACATCGTCTTCCTCGACTTCCCGGTCGGCAAGGCCACGCTGATCGACAGCAACGCCGGCGACTACAAGGTCATCGGCGAGATGATCACCGAGCCCAAGGAATACTTCGGTGACGGCTTCGGCATCGCCTTCCGCCAGCGCGACGAAGACCTGGCTAACGCCTTCAATGAGGCCCTGTCTACCCTGAAGGACAACGGCACCTACGAGGACATCTACGGCGAATACTTCGGCGCCAAGTAAGCCGTCGCCCCGAGCGAGCCCCGCCTTGCGGGGCCCCGCAGGAGCATTCGCAACGCCGGCCCCGCGCCGGCGTTGTCGTATCCGGCCGTTTCCGCCCAGCTCACCCTGACTCAGTTCATCCCCGTTCAGGGCGCCCGCAGCACCCGGCGCACCAGCAAGGGCCCGATCAGCTCGAAGACCACGGTCGAGACCACCACCACGGCGATGATCAGCGGCCCCTCCTCGGGATAGCGCTCGGCCGCGAGCAGCGCCATACCCATCGCTACCCCCGCCTGGGGTGTCAGCGCCAGCCCGACGTCCCGGGGCAGGCCGGTCTCTCGGGAGCGCAACAGCCGGGTGCCCAGCCGTCCGCCCAGATAACGCCCCACCAGGCGCAGCAGCAGATAGGCCATCGTCAGGCCGATCGCCGTGCCGGCATAGGCGAGCTCCACGCTGGCCCCCGAGAGTACGAAGAAGAACACCAGGAAGGGCCACTCGATGTGCTCGATCTCGGCGAAGGAACGGGTGTGATGGGGCGACAGGTTGACGATCAGGCAGCCAGCTACCATGGCGCTGAGCAGCGCCGAGACATGGAAGTAGCTGGCCAGCCCGGCCATCAGCAGGATCAGCGCGATGGCCTCGGCCTGGGTGGGCTCACCGGGGCGCAATCGACCGGTCAGCCAGGCCCCCGGCAGGCCGATGCCGACACCCAGCAGCAGCGCGCCACCCAGCTCCCAGCCCGCCAGCAGCATGGCCTGCATGCCATCGCCGGCACCCAGCCAGCCGAGCAGGGCCATGGCCAGTCCGAAGATCAGAATGCCCCAGGCATCGTCGATGGCAACGATGCCCAGCAGGATGCGGGCGCTGAGCCGGGTGTCCCGAGCCTCGCGAATGGTCTCGGTGACGGCCGCCGGGTCGGTGGCCACCGAGATCGCCGCCAGCGACACGGCCACGGTCAGCGGGAACCCCAGCGCCGCCAGCCCCAGCCCCACCGCCGTGGCGCCGACGCCGATCACGGCAAGCGACATCACCAGGATCACGGGACCAAGGGCGCGCAGCCGCTCGACGGTCAGCTCCCCGCCCAGCAGGAAGGCCACCATCACCAGGGCGAAATGGATCAACGGCTCACCGAGCTCGCCAAGTGGCGGCGCATAGGGCTCGCCCCACATCCCCTGGCGCACGACCGCCACCGCGAGTCCCACCATCACCAGCAGCGAGATGCGCGGCAGCCGAGTGTGGCGCGCCACCACATCGGCGAGGATGCTCGAGCTGAGAATGATCCCGAGAATGATCAAGCTCTGGGTGCCAGGCATCATCTCGGCCAAGAGCCAGTCCGCGTAGATTGCCTCCATGCTCACGAGTCCTCAGGTGTGGGTGGGACGCCAACCATCATGAGGGCCGGGATTGGCCCGACGCTCGACTTGAGGATACCCTTTGAGATCATGATGGCGACAGGCAAGGTGTCGTTACCGCAGACAATCCGGCCGACACCCGCCCCGCCACGCACGAGGAGGCGCCCCATGCCCCACCTGATGTTCGTCTACGGCACCCTGAAACGCGGCTTCGTGAACCACGCCGCCCATCTGGCCAAGGCCGAGTTTGTCGACCGGGGCACGACCTGCGACGCCTATCCGCTGGTGCTACACGGCGAGGACTATCGGCCCGTGCTGGTCGAGGTGAAGGGACGGGGCCACCGGGTCACGGGGGAGCTCTACCGGGTCGACGAGCGAACCCTCGACGCCCTCGACCACCTGCAACGCATCAATGACCACGACGGCTACCGGCGGCGACGGCTGGCGATCAGCGACAGTCAGGGGAATACCTGCGGCGCCTGGGTCTACATGAAGCCCTGTGCCTGGGTCGAGGATGTGCGCAGCGATCCGATGGCGTGCTTCGACGACGATCGTCACCGTGCCTGAGCGGCCCGGCAGGGGCCACGAGCGATACCGCACCCCCAGGCGCTCACCCTCGGGCGAGGCGCTGATGTCTCACTGGACCGGCTGGGGGCAGTGGCTGGCGCTGATCACCATGACCCTCGACCACGTCGTCCGCTACCTGCTGCCCGACAACTGGGACGCAGGCTGGCTCAGCGCCTCGCTCGGCCGCATCGCCTTCCCGCTGTTCTCCGCCATGGTCGCCTGGCACGGCCTCTTCAATACCCGAAGTCCCCTGCGCTACGCACGGCGCATCCTGATCATCGGCCTGATCGCCCAGCTGCCCTACCTGACCATGCCTCGGGACGGCTTCCAGCTGAATATCTGCTTCACCCTGGCGGCGGGACTGGCCGCCGGCAGCGTGATGCGCGATATGTGGATGCATCAGCGGGCACCGGGCGGCCCCTCGATGCCTGCGGGCCTGATGGTCGCGAGCCTCGCGATGCTGTTGCTCAGCTGGTGGGTGCTGGGGTCCTGGGTCGAGTACGGTCACCTGGGCCTGGCCATGATCCCGCTGTACATGCTGGCCTTCTCAGCAGTGCGTGAGTCGGCCCGTGAGGCGGTGCCGGCTAGCCCTTCGAAAAGCCTGCCGGACGCAGCGGTGTCGATCGCCTCCGCCCTGCCGGTGCTGGTCACCGCCGGCCTGATGAACAGCTCGACGATGGCCAAGGCCTTCACGGTCGCGACCAGCCTGGCCGTGGTGATGCTGGCCACCGGGGCCGGGCGCCAGGTGCCCAGGGTCCCCGTCCCGATGCCGAGGCGGCTATGGCTCGCCTGGTACCCCGGGCACTTCGCGGCGATCGCGCTGCTCCTGCACTGGCCGCGCTAGCCAGTCCCCCGCCAGACACGCGGACCTCCTCCGCCGTGCTGCCGAGCGCCGAACCATCTGCTCGAACTCAGGGCTCAGGCGCTACCGAAGTAGCGCTCGCGATCCTCGGGGGTGATATCGCTGATATGTAGCGGGTAGTGCGCGTCGACCCGGTCGCTGAAGAAATGGTGCAGGGTGCGCTCGATGGTCGGGAAGGCCAGCTCGTCCCAGGGCACCTCATGCTCCTCGAACAGCGCCACCTCGAGGCTCTCGGGGCCGGCATCGAAGCCGCCGGCGAGATCCGCACGAAAGATCATGAACACCTGATCGATGTGCGGCAGATTGATCATGGTGTAGAGATCGTGGATCTCGACCTCGGCGCAGGCCTCCTCGCGGGTCTCCCGGGCCGCCGCTTCGACAGTGGTCTCGGCGTTCTCCATGAAGCCCGCCGGCAGCGTCCAGTAGCCCTTGCGCGGGGCGATGGCGCGTCGGCACAGCAGTACCCTGCTGCCGCTCACCGGCAGGGTGCCAGCGACGATACGCGGGTTCTGGTAGTGGATGGTACCGCAGGCATCGCAGAGGAAGCGCGGGCGATCATCGCCCTTGGGAATGGCAAAACGGACATTTTGCCCGCACTGGCTGCAGAAATTCATGACGGTCCTCACGCGGCCTGTGGGATGCCCACTTGACGCTCTGACGGGGGCTGGGTACAAGGGAAGAAACCCTGTGGAAGGCCCATGTTAGAGAAACTTCGCGATCGCCTGCAAGCACATGTCCCGCAACGGCTGACCCTCAAGCTGCCCCGCGCCGCGGTGCTGTTGCCGATCGTGGATCGCCCCGAACCGACCCTGTTGTTCACCCGTCGCGCGGACCACCTCAAGCAGCATGGCGGCCAGGTCGCCTTCCCCGGCGGCAAGTGGGAGCAGGGCGACGATGACCTGCTGGACACCGCCCTGCGCGAGGCCGAGGAAGAGATCGCCCTGCCCCCCGAGCGGGTGCAGCTGCTGGGCCGGCTCAGCGACGTGATCTCGCTGCACGGCATCCGCGTCACCCCCTATGTGGGGCTGATTCCCGCCGATCTGCCGCTGGTCCCGGAGCTCGGTGAGCTGGACGCCATCTTCGAGGTGCCGCTGTCGCACTTCCTCGATGACAAGCGCACTCATACCGACGTGATTCGTGTCGATGGCCGCGACTACTATGTTCCCAGCTACCGGGTGCCCGGCGATCGAATGCCCGGCGACCACGACTCAGGCGAGAGCCTGAACGCCCTGATGGCGGACGGCGAGGCCCGCCGCCCACGGGACGACGACCATGTGATCTGGGGCCTGTCGGCGATGATGCTGGTGGACCTGCTGGCCGAGGGCTTCGCGATGCCGATCAGCCTGTTCGAGCGCCCACCGGGCAAGCTATGCTACCGGCCCGAACGTCGTCTGAGTGCCCCATGATCTCCGCTTCCCCCCTGCTCGACCCGACCGCCCTGACCGGACTCGTCGATGGCCTGGTCGAACACGGCTGGTGCGTCGCCGAGGGCTTCATCGATCCCGCTCTGTGCCTGGCCCTGCAGCGCGAGCTTGCTGACCTGGCCCAGCGCGACGCCCTGCGCGCCGCCGGCATCGGCCGCGGCGACGCCCACGAGCTGCGCCGCGACATCCGCGGAGACGCCATCCACTGGCTTAACCGGGAGAGCCTGCCCCAGCGCCAGTACCTGGCCGCCATGGACACCCTGCAGCACGCCCTGAACATCGAGCTCTATCTGGGGCTCTTCGAGTTCGAGGCCCATTTCGCCCATTACCCGCCGGGCAGCTTCTACCAGAAGCACGTCGACAGCTTCCGTGGCCGCGCCAACCGGGTCGTCTCGACGGTGCTCTACCTGAACCCCGACTGGCCCGCCGACGGCGGCGGTGAGATGGCCATCTTCGATCCCGCCGCGCCCGAGCGTGAGCTTGCGCGCATTCGCCCCACGGCCGGCACCTTCGTCTGCTTTCTCTCGGAGACGGTGCCCCATGAGGTGCTGCCGACGCGGTTGCCGCGGGCGAGCATCGCCGGCTGGTTCCGCCGCAACGCCTCCCTCAACGGCCTGGTCGACCCGGCCCGCTGATTGGCTTTCGGGCAACCGGGGCCAGCCTCATACTGCGTAGTCGATGACCCGCCGGTCGCACCGAATCGCGGCCATGAACGGCATCAGCGCCTTGTGTTCAGGATGCTGCTGGTAGGCCTCCAAGGCCTCGAGGCAGGCGAACGTCGCCACCAGCGAGAGATCCGCCGAGCTGTCCGTGTGCAGCAGGTCGATGCCGACCTCCAGGCTCAGCAGCCCCTCGATGCGGCCGTTCAGCGCCTCCAGCTGACGCTTCGCTTGCACGGCATTCTCGGCCCTGGAGCGGCCCTCGGCCTGCTCATGCAGGGTCCATAGCACGATATGCTTGATCATGGGGTGTCCTTGTCGATCGAGTGTGTCGGAATCGAGTGAGTTGGAAATCGGCACGCGCCGGTCACGCCGCCAGGCGCTCGCTGAGCAGCCGATGCCGCGCCGTCAATCCATGGAACAGCCGCTCGCGCAGCCAGGCATGGCCGGCGTCGGCGTGGTGGCGTTCATGCCAGACCAGCCAGTAGGAAAAGGTCGGCACCGCGAGGGGCAAGGCGCGTACCGCGAGAGCCCAATGATCGATCACGCTGGCGGCCAGGCAGCCCGGCACGCACAGCAGCAGATCGCTGTGCTGGGTGGTGGAGAAGCTCGCCAGGAAGTGCGGCTGGCGCAGGCTGACGCGACGCCAAAGTCCCGCGCGTTCCAGCGCCAGGTCCACCGCGCCTCGATCATCGCCGCCCATGCTGACCAGCTGGTGATCGGCGGCCAGGAAGTCGTCCAGCGTGAGCGTTGGCGTCGCCGCCAGCGGATGGTCCTCGCGCATCACACACACGAAGCGATCGCCGCCGATCTCGCGGCCATGCACGCTCGCGGGCACCCGCTCGCCGGGCACGCTGATCGCCAGTTCCGGGCCGCCTTCGTCCAGCTGGCGTTCGATGTTGCCGCGATAGCTCTCGACCTCCAGCCGCAGATGCGGCGCCTCCTCCTTCAGGGCACGCCACTGGGGCGCCAGGAAGGCATGCATGCCGTAGTCGGTGCTGGCCAGGCTGAAGCGCCTGGTGGTGCTGGCCGGATCGAAGGTCGGCGGCGCCAGCAGCGCGCCCAGCTCCTGCAGCAATCTCGCCAGCGGCGGGCCCAGCGCCTCGGCACGGGCGGTGGGACGCAGGCCGCGATGAGTGCGCACGAAGAGAGGATCATCGAAGGCCTGACGCAGCTTGGCAAGGGTCCGCGAGACGGCCGGCTGGCTCAGGTTGAGTCGCTCGGCGGCTCGCGACACGCTCTTCGAGTCGAGCAGCGCATGCAGGGTGACCAGCGCATTCAGGTCATGGCGGGCGAGGTCGGCGAGATGCATGGGGACTCCGTGACGGCGTGGGGACGACGCCCCGGGCTTCAAGGGCGAATCATATCACCAAATCGAATAGTGCAATTAAGCCACATGCATTGGATTGATATGACCAACCTGTTCTAGTCTGGGGCCATTCGTCGGGGTCACCCCGGTCATCCCGCCTCCCTGGTTCAGGAGTTTCCCATGCAAGCACGCTACATCACCATCAATGCCCATTCGCAACGCGGCACGCCGGCCCGCGAACTGTTCGAACTGCACGCGACCGAGCTGCCGGCACTGGCCGACGGCGAGGTCCGGGTGCGCAACACCTGGCTCTCGGTGGACCCCTACATGCGCGGCCGCATGACCGGCGTCACCACCTACATCGAGCCCTTCACGGTCGGCGAACCGCTGCAGGGCGCCGCGGTGGGAGAGGTGATCGAGTCCCGCGACCCGAGCTTCCCGGTTGGCGCCAAGGTGCGTCACATGGCGGGCTGGCGCGACATCGCTCAGCTGCCGGGCAACCAGCTCGAGCCGCTGCCCGCCTTCGAGGTGCCGGAGCAGGCCTATCTCGGGGTGCTCGGCATGCCGGGCATGACCGCCTGGACCGGCCTCAACCGCATCGCCGAGATGAAGGAGGCCGATAACGTGCTGGTCAGCGGTGCCGCGGGCGCGGTGGGCTCGCTCGCCGTTCAGCTGGCCAAGGCCAAGGGCGGTACCGTGGTCGGCATCGCCGGCTCCCAGGAGAAGCTCGACTGGCTGGAGTCACAGGGCGTCAAGGCGGTCAGCTACAAGGGCAAGGACGCCGCCCAGCTGACCGAGGCGCTCAAGGAAGCCTGCCCGGAGGGCTTCGATGTCTACTACGAGAACGTCGGCGGCATCTGCCTGGAAGCCGCGCTCAACACCCTCAAGGTCGGCGCGCGCATCGCGGTCTGCGGCATGATCGCCCGCTACAACGAGGACACCCCGAGCGCCGGGCCGGGCAACCTGGCGATGATCCTGATTCGCCGGGCGCGCATGGAAGGCTTCATCGTCTTCGATCACTGGGCCCATTACCCCGAGTTCCTCGAGGCGGTCGGCCCGCAGGTCGAGAGCGGCCAGATCGACTATGAGGAGACCGTCGAAGAAGGCCTGGAGCGCACCCCGGAGGCCTTCCTCAAGCTCTTCGAAGGCGCCAACCGCGGCAAGATGCTGGTCAGGCTGTAAGCACTCACGGTTACCGTACGGCTGAAAGACCACCGGCCGGGCCCTTCAGGGTCCGGCCGGTTCTTTATGCACGCTGTTAGCGACAGGCGGATAAACAGGCCGAAGAGATCAGGCCTTCTTGACGAACTCGGACTTGAGCTTCATCGGACCGAGGCCGTCGACCTTGCAGTCGATGTCGTGATCGCCGTCGATCAGACGGATGTTCTTGACCTTGGTGCCGACCTTGACCACGGAGGACGAGCCCTTGACCTTGAGATCCTTGATCACCGTCACGCTGTCACCATCTTCGAGCACATTGCCGTTGGCATCGCGATAGACCGGCGCATCATCGCTGGCATCGGTCGAGGCCTCCTGCGCCCACTCGTGGCCGCAGCCCGGGCACACGAACATGGCGCCGTCCTGGTAGGTGTAGTCGGCTGCACAAGACGGGCAGTGGGGCAGATCGCTCATGGTTCGGTCCTGATCAAGAGGCGTGAAAGGGCGCGGCACGTCGCCGGGCGCCACGAAGGTCGGCAAGCCTACCCGGTTTGACGCCGCCTCTCCACCGACGGACATCCACGACGGGGCGGGGAGCGATGTCGGGGATGGCCGCGGCAGCGGGCTTTTGCAGGATGGCGCCAGGCTTCTCATAATGAGTTCAATGCCCTGCACGGCCCCTGGCCCATCGCTCGGACCACCGTGCTGTTCCCACCCAACCGCGAGGCGCCTGTTGATCTCCTCATTGCTGCACGCAACGAAAAAGCTGCTTCGCCTGTTCACGCGGCCGATGAAGAGCGACAAGGGCCGTGGCGGCGTCATCGTGCAACCCTATCGCGGCTATGGCTCCCACAAGGAAGCCTTCGTCATGGGGCGGGTGTTTCGTCAGCCGGGCACGGGCCGGCAGTGGGTGGAAGGCGGCACCACCCGGGACCTGGTCGATGTCGCCCGGCGGGTGATACGCCATGGGGTGCGCGATGCACGGGTCATCATGCGGCTGGGCGACGCCCAGACCATCGTGCGTTCCGACCGCGATGGCTACTTCTACGCCCACATCGACATCAACCATTCCCTGCCCACCGACCGGGTCTGGCATACGGCAAGCCTCGAGGTCATCTCGGAGAAGGACGCCATCAGCACCACTACCGAGGTCTACATTCCCCCCGCCGACACCGACCTGATCGTGATCAGCGATATCGACGACACCGTGATGTACACCGGGGTCGCCAACAAGCTCACCATGCTCTATCGGCTGTTCATGGAGAAGGCACAGCGTCGCACCGCCTTTCCCGGGGTCGCGGCCTTCTACCAAGCCCTGCATGGCGGCGTCGAGGGCGATCGCCAGCGTCCGATGCTCTATGTCTCGCGGGGCCCCTGGTGCCTGTATGAGATGCTCGATCTGTTCTTCAACCTCAACCGGATTCCGGTCGGGCCCATCCTCTTCCTGCGGGAATGGGGGCTGCGCCTGTCACGCCCCTGGCCGCGCCGGGCCGAGGATCACAAGTCCGGCGTGATCCGCAACATGCTCGGCCTCTACGCCGACCTGCCGTTCATCCTGATCGGCGACAGCGGCCAGCGAGACCCCGAGATCTATACCCAGATCGTCAAGCGTTATCCCGAGCGGGTGCGAGCCATCTACATCCGCAAGGTGGACAAGGACCCGAAGCGCGATGCCGCCATCGAGCGGCTGGCGGCCGAGGTCAGTCATACCGGCTGCCAACTGGTACTGGCCCACAGCAGCCTCCACATGGCCGAGCACGCCCGGATGCACGGCTACATCTCCGCCGAGGGGCTCGAGGCCGTGCGCGAGGCGCAATGAGCCCCCACTAAATGAGCCCTGCTATTTATTAGTGCCTGGCGCGATGGAAGGCGGTGCTCAGATCGGGGGACATGGTCGGACAGAGCCGCCCCAGCCCCCAGGCCAGGGCGATACCCAACAGCGTGAGGCCGACCGGCAACCAGCCGAACGCCACGCCGGAGGCGGTGTACATGGTCAGGAAGAACACGGCCATGACGCCGCCGCCGAGCATGCGCCCCGCCTTCACGCCCGCGATCGCGATGCTCGCCAGCACCCCGAGACAGGGGATCAGCACGCTGAACAGGTGGATCATGAGGCCCCGGGCGCTTTCGTCGACGCCGGGCAACACTCCGCGTGCCACGCCTTCCCAGGCCAGCAGATAGACGATCACGGGGGCGGCGAAGGCGCCGAGCAGGCGAAGCAGGGTGCGGGGAGTCTCGTTGCCATCGGGCGTAGGCGGTTGAGGCGTCGACATGAGAAGCGTCCTGAATAAAGAGGCGTGATTCGAAGGCCGCCATTGAACCATCGACATCCGCTCGTTGCACGAGGCCTCCACGGCAGGCTGCCGAGCTCCCCGGCGCCGCGCCATAGGACAATCCGCCGCAGGCCGATGCGCTTGCCGGTTCAACGCCCTTCTCAATAGAATGCGCGACATGAAAACGTCACGCCCCTTCCTGCTCATGATCCTCATTCCCGTGATCGGCACCCTGGCCCTCGCAGGGCTCATCTTCGGTGGTCAGGCCATGTCGGA
The genomic region above belongs to Halomonas sp. YLGW01 and contains:
- a CDS encoding CoA pyrophosphatase; this translates as MLEKLRDRLQAHVPQRLTLKLPRAAVLLPIVDRPEPTLLFTRRADHLKQHGGQVAFPGGKWEQGDDDLLDTALREAEEEIALPPERVQLLGRLSDVISLHGIRVTPYVGLIPADLPLVPELGELDAIFEVPLSHFLDDKRTHTDVIRVDGRDYYVPSYRVPGDRMPGDHDSGESLNALMADGEARRPRDDDHVIWGLSAMMLVDLLAEGFAMPISLFERPPGKLCYRPERRLSAP
- a CDS encoding TraX family protein, whose translation is MSHWTGWGQWLALITMTLDHVVRYLLPDNWDAGWLSASLGRIAFPLFSAMVAWHGLFNTRSPLRYARRILIIGLIAQLPYLTMPRDGFQLNICFTLAAGLAAGSVMRDMWMHQRAPGGPSMPAGLMVASLAMLLLSWWVLGSWVEYGHLGLAMIPLYMLAFSAVRESAREAVPASPSKSLPDAAVSIASALPVLVTAGLMNSSTMAKAFTVATSLAVVMLATGAGRQVPRVPVPMPRRLWLAWYPGHFAAIALLLHWPR
- a CDS encoding LysR family transcriptional regulator encodes the protein MHLADLARHDLNALVTLHALLDSKSVSRAAERLNLSQPAVSRTLAKLRQAFDDPLFVRTHRGLRPTARAEALGPPLARLLQELGALLAPPTFDPASTTRRFSLASTDYGMHAFLAPQWRALKEEAPHLRLEVESYRGNIERQLDEGGPELAISVPGERVPASVHGREIGGDRFVCVMREDHPLAATPTLTLDDFLAADHQLVSMGGDDRGAVDLALERAGLWRRVSLRQPHFLASFSTTQHSDLLLCVPGCLAASVIDHWALAVRALPLAVPTFSYWLVWHERHHADAGHAWLRERLFHGLTARHRLLSERLAA
- a CDS encoding NADP-dependent oxidoreductase, producing MQARYITINAHSQRGTPARELFELHATELPALADGEVRVRNTWLSVDPYMRGRMTGVTTYIEPFTVGEPLQGAAVGEVIESRDPSFPVGAKVRHMAGWRDIAQLPGNQLEPLPAFEVPEQAYLGVLGMPGMTAWTGLNRIAEMKEADNVLVSGAAGAVGSLAVQLAKAKGGTVVGIAGSQEKLDWLESQGVKAVSYKGKDAAQLTEALKEACPEGFDVYYENVGGICLEAALNTLKVGARIAVCGMIARYNEDTPSAGPGNLAMILIRRARMEGFIVFDHWAHYPEFLEAVGPQVESGQIDYEETVEEGLERTPEAFLKLFEGANRGKMLVRL
- a CDS encoding gamma-glutamylcyclotransferase family protein; this translates as MPHLMFVYGTLKRGFVNHAAHLAKAEFVDRGTTCDAYPLVLHGEDYRPVLVEVKGRGHRVTGELYRVDERTLDALDHLQRINDHDGYRRRRLAISDSQGNTCGAWVYMKPCAWVEDVRSDPMACFDDDRHRA
- a CDS encoding NUDIX hydrolase; amino-acid sequence: MNFCSQCGQNVRFAIPKGDDRPRFLCDACGTIHYQNPRIVAGTLPVSGSRVLLCRRAIAPRKGYWTLPAGFMENAETTVEAAARETREEACAEVEIHDLYTMINLPHIDQVFMIFRADLAGGFDAGPESLEVALFEEHEVPWDELAFPTIERTLHHFFSDRVDAHYPLHISDITPEDRERYFGSA
- a CDS encoding 2OG-Fe(II) oxygenase — encoded protein: MISASPLLDPTALTGLVDGLVEHGWCVAEGFIDPALCLALQRELADLAQRDALRAAGIGRGDAHELRRDIRGDAIHWLNRESLPQRQYLAAMDTLQHALNIELYLGLFEFEAHFAHYPPGSFYQKHVDSFRGRANRVVSTVLYLNPDWPADGGGEMAIFDPAAPERELARIRPTAGTFVCFLSETVPHEVLPTRLPRASIAGWFRRNASLNGLVDPAR
- a CDS encoding Dabb family protein; this translates as MIKHIVLWTLHEQAEGRSRAENAVQAKRQLEALNGRIEGLLSLEVGIDLLHTDSSADLSLVATFACLEALEAYQQHPEHKALMPFMAAIRCDRRVIDYAV